Below is a genomic region from Asterias amurensis chromosome 4, ASM3211899v1.
GTGTAGTCAAAGCAGAAAGAAGGAGTTGAGACaatgatggtacatgtacgcCTATGAGTATAGCCAGTGGTTCAAGCCGTGATTAACCGGTGGTCCGCTGATTTAAATTATCGCGGGATGCTTACGAGTTTGTTTATTAAAACTTGTAGCTTGCCAAATATTGATTTGCACATTGAATTGTATATTAGACGCTCTTGAAAACATAGTTCTGTGAAGCATCAAAATAGCAAATCACTGTTGCTCACCAAATCGGTCTTTGTTTTCAAAGATCGGTACATAATGGATTCAGCAAACGCTTTTGCACTTCATAATCTAGAATGTCTAAACAGGCACCATCGAGATGGGGAAGCTTATGTTCCTTAGACGCAAATTACTTGTCCTCCAACATGTTGACTGccagttttttttctgtcaatgTGAATGCACTTGGGGAAAAACTGGTGTAAAGTGCTCTAAAGGGATTTTTCCAATAATAACTAGTACTTGGCATAATATTGTTGTACTGTGAAGGTCAACAAGAGGCAATGTCCGATGATTTCTGGCCATCGTAGCAAGTCTAGAGACACCTTCGATGCAACATTCATCATCAGCATGTTAGCTTCATCTAGCGCAATGGACGAATTACTTCATCTATGCTAAACCATGGTAATCATGCAAAAATGGCATTTCCTTCCCGCCATCCGACCTTCTAATTGACTGGATAAACCCATCCGAAGTGTCCTTTTATCGGGTCGTTTTTGCACCTCTCGGTTGAGCAGCTCAACCCGGCTCGCTCGAGTGATACGACCGTATCGCGACTATGCCGCGGTAGCACGACCGCGGACTGCAGCGCTGGCTGGAGCACCGTGCAGAGGAGAAATCGTTCCCGAGGCAATATTCCCTTGCGACCCGGTCGCGCTTCAGTGAGCGTAATGACTTGACTCGCTTTATTTACCGCAGATCCTCCGAGTATATAGCCTAAGTACGCGGACTCGATTTTTTCCCAATTATGCAGGGCACATTTTGATGACTTAATGACATCTGGCGGGCTCCAAGATGCTCAATGAGAGACGAACAACCTTAATTTCGTTTATAGCAGGGTTCATTTCTTAAACACACATCAGTAATTCACTGTCTCGATATAAtatgcaattatttttcaatccGTTGCTGTGTTCCTGTCAACGTCTGACTCCTACGCCTATTATAGAGAAGTACATTTTTGCAGTTCATTTTGTGCCATTATTTCCACAAGTCTTTACATTTTGCACTTGGGTTTATACTCTCAGTAAACAAGTGGTATGGTAAACAGCGAATCCTCGGTCACACTAAGAATAGATCTGATTCTGCCCATTGTGTCAAAATTACACTTTTGGTGTACGGTGACTCTCTGAGGTCCCCAGCTCCGGGCGTCTTCAAGAAGTCAATTAAGATGGATATTGCATTTGCTGTAGGGAAAATACAAAATGAGATCCTAGAATCTCATCAAGGGGAAAAAATCGTTTCCTCTTTTTAATGTGAAATTTGGACTGtacttttccttttttcttatACCCTCGCGCCAGTCTCGCGGGGTTTCATTGGAGCAATGAGAGTCATTTAAACACTATTTGGTTTGAAGTCGCAACACACATACCAAGTATTCacaactttgtttatttttgtatgactTATTGTTGTCCCTGTGCATGAAGATTGTGGTAATTGggaaaaataatgtttgatttTTCATATAGATTGTTTGTGATAACTCAAATTTTTATAGAAGATAttacaaaaatataatttatttttaaagatattGCTATCCGCTAAGAATCTTTATAAATTGTCAATTTGTTAGATGTCCTTTTATGCAGCTTGCGAAGATACAAATTTGTGAATCTGCGATTAAGATGCAAAGTAAAAAGTATATTGGATGAGCCATACTAAATTCAAGAGTGTTCCAAGTTGATGCTGTGCGTTGGATATCGAATATATAGTTAATCGTCTGCCCCGTTGACCTATTTTCATTCCCAAACTCTAAGTCCTTCTACCTTCTACATACTCAAGAGTGACAGTCACATTTCTGCATCTTACTGAGCGAAATATCGTCACTGACATGCTGCGTTACGGGCAACGGACTGAAATGCATCTGCCTGCTCATACAATAGCAGCAATAAAGACGGATTTTAGTGaacataacaaataaacaaataaccgACGTTTTTTTTATCGAAATTGGCAATGGTCCGTTTTCCTGACATTTTGGTCCACAGGTGATGTCACCGTCGAAGTTTAAATCGTGCCCTATAGTACGCAAGGaactttgtacattttttcctTGTAGCCTATATTTTCTGCCAGGGTGTATTTAGGAGTTCTATCTGCGATCTGAGTTGTTTATATACTTCGGATGTGATTTGACTAAGAGCAAATATTGTCATACCGTTCGCACATTAGACCTGCAGTTATTTAGTTTCAAGAGTTAGGTGCCAGCCCTTTCCTATTATGGTATCTCATCCCATGATGTGCCAAAGATCCACGGTCGGAGTCAGATAGTCAGACTAAGGTTACAGCCACGATCAAAACATAATATCATTATATCGCGGACGTGTACGTGTGAACACACGACAAACCAGCGTGTGCACGTGTGCAACGTTTGTCCAAgatatttatattatttgatgTGTATTGATGAATGGATGTGGATAGGATTGACATTGTGTCCATTGCCAACACTGGCACAGAGGGACGCGTGGCCGTTACGTGTTATGTAAGTGTACTTGGAACTTAAGATGGTCAAAGCAAATGGCGAAGAACAACCTTCAGAAAGATTCTAATTTCCAAAAGAACTCTTATAGTTATAGAATTTAGTAAAGTGTTTTTGGTTTGGTGGTTTTTCGTAACATGTGAGTAATACAAACTCCATTTTTTATCACCCATGTTCCACAAAAACGGCAGAAATACATACAAACTTGTAGTAacaaatgtgtggtgtatttcTTTACACATTAACAACAGAAATAaactcaaacacacaatacaatacaatacaatacaatacaacacaatacaatgggtttttatgtAGCGCCATTTCATatagaccacagcgctttagacaaacaataacaactattctaaaagaaaagaaattaaaacgACCAAGATTCTTGACAGAATAATAAACATTAACCCCCCAAAAATCGTATTAGTACGAAAAACAaagaaagcaaacaaacaatcaaagtaacacaaacaatatttatagaatcataaaattaaaatttaattttaatcgaatAACCCGTAACTTTCAAGAAACAAATTGCCAATTTAAGAAAGCCAACGTATATGGGCAAGGAAAGACAAAAGCTTATCAGATAATGgcagaaacaaatcaaacaaacaagttAAATGACAGTCAGTTAACTCACAAAATAAGATAACGAAATGCAGAAAAAGGGGGAACTCACAAAATTTAACAATAAGAACAAAGACACCAAACGTTACTCTGAAATGGATAATGAATTGCTACAACGCAAAGAGCACTGTTTGATATCTCGGTCCGTCTACAACTTTCGCTAATTCTGATTCTTTCAAGAAGGAGCGATCTTTTCGGATTTGATTTTCACACACAACCAAGATGTTTGTGTAATATTCCTTTCCACTCTGTTGgattgttgtgtttttaagcAGATTAAACCCAATGAGGTATCATTCTTAATGTTGGACCACTGTGTGATAACTCCTATGGTGTGAGTGCCCGCCCCATAATCCCAATAGACAAATTGCCACTGTATCATGGCACTTGTAATGCCGCCCAACCCCTGCGGTGCTATTTGTATCTCTAACGCCAACAACCCATTATGTATTTTTGCGAAGtcgtaaaataaaataataaattttaattaagtCCCATAAACAAATTGATTAAGCGTGTTAATGATGGTGTTAGGCCTATTCATTACTAGAGGGCATTTCGCCCTGGTACTAAACTTTCTCCCGGATGTGTGGTAGGCTCATATTGTCTCATTTGTTGTTAGATACAAGCGCATTTTAGCCAGAAAACTCTCCATTCGGTGCTTTTTGTGAGGTAAATTGAATATTTTGTGCGATTTCCATAACGCTAAAGAAGAAGCATCATTACAAACAGTGGTCCCGTCCGAGTATTGTCGCCTCGCCGTCTTGTCAGCAACGGGGCGTGCATGCAACACGCTGCCACCTGCCATGCCGTATTTCCGCCGTTCCCTTACCCCTCGCAAAATCCACAAAGAAACAGCCCCTTATATACACCGGGTGTTTCCAAcggcctctctctctctctctctctctctctctctgcaaTAATCCAACAGTACAGTTCCTCATTAGTAAACTGATCCGGGATGGCTGGCATGAGACAGTGGATGAAGGGGTAAAAAGCCTCGCCGCTCCCCCTTCGGAGCAGGTGCTTAACGCACGGCGTGGAGATGCCGGGGCCCGTTTACTCTCTCCCAGTAGATGAATAGCGGAAGTTGTGAGTGATCGGGATGTTAAGACTCTTGGACAGAACCCGTCCATCGGTAAAAGAGAGTTTTTTGTCCTTCGGTGATGTGATCCAAGCCGTCTGTGGCATCAGTCGAGAGAATGTGAGATGAACCGGTACTGTTTTTCATCCGTTTTGGGGGCTTTTTGATCACCCGTtacttatgtttttttcttaattcgGAGTTTGGTTTGGGAATAATTATTCGTGTAAATAATGAGGTTGATGGGTTCTGTCCATATGTGATGTGATATGGGCATGCATACAGTCTGCGGCATTCGGATACGTTATGACCAGTTTGCCAGCGGCTGTTTTATTCAAGCTGATACCATCTTGAGCTAGACTATGATGTTTGATTTATCAAAATATGGAATCTTCCTTTTATCCAGAATGATAAAAAGTCTGCTACCAACGTGAATTCAACAATGAAATCACACTGTTCAGCACCTCTCCCATTTCCACAtagtcaggggggggggggtaacccaATATCCAACGCGATTCAATTGATTAGGCAAAATAATTTATTCAATTCGTCAAGATAATTATTGTAGCATTTCACTGATTGAATATGGACAATATCatgcacattattattaatcaagTCGTCAATTCGTGTTTGTTTCAAGATTGACGTATCGAAGAAacgggccgatttcacaaaaaaagtataACAAATATTCTATGATGTCAATCtaagttgctaagcaaagtgtgatgtgtACATACtatcactatggtgatattgacaactcatcttgtGATGAAACTTACTTTATGAAATCGATCGAGTGCTGgtgatgacccccccccccttagtaATAGTGGTTGTGATAGTAGTTGTGATACAGTTTTATTACAATATATCTATAACTTCATGTTGCATATTGTTACATGCAAAACCAAGTCAAGTGAACCATATTCAAGGGGAAGCATTGCAATCTCATGAGACGGGCggcagtttgtttttttcagaaaatttaACCGAAAGGACAAATATGatgaaatgttgttttaaatCAAGCTGGCTCGTTGAACACGTCTATTCAAAGGTTACAATGGATTGTGTGGGGAATATTCGCGTTGAAAAGCATTGCTATATTCAACAATTTATTTTCTAAGAACACTTTTAATGACACATGATTGGACACAGATAATTTAATAAAGGAGCTATTCCACTTTATTTCATGTAAATTAGATCAAAATAAAGCCATCAGATGCTGTGTACGATTATGATATAACTATTTACAAAACAgtacttcaaaacaaaaaatcttcaAGTAAAACAAGAAAGGCGTGACGAATGAATAGGGAGCtaaatcaataaatattttcttacaaattatttacacaAGTCTAACGGGTAAAATTTGGCATTTATAGATATTTTTTGCCTTCaataatgaaaaacattttaaatacatTTCATTAGTTCATTGTTGGGATTCTTTGTAAGTCTGTGGATTTGTTAGATACTTGAGAGAATAAATGCTGTGAACGTTCTTTCTCTGTAAAAACTTGAACAAATGCGGCATGTTTTGGCCTTGGTTTTTTTCCAAGACATCGAGTGTTTTGCTCATTAGAAAAATTTCCGTATGAGAAGGTATACCGTTTCTGTTGCGAACAGCTTTTTATTCAAACAAACGACGCAATTGATCAAATCGattattgttttacttgttctgttaataaataaaaagataatCGATACGCCGCATTGCAAATACTTTTACTATACATACAATGGAGGAGTGACGTATTTCACattttacaagaaaaaataaCCGGTTAGCATTTTGTAAGCTTTATCGGTTTTTAGATGTGTGAGAGAAACATAGTATTATACAACATCAAATAAACATGGTCTGATTTTTAACATTTAACACAATCAATAAGTTatggggttttttttatagaagatTGTCTTCCTCGTATCAACCTGTGTACGCACTTGCTACTGTATGATCTATTTCAGGCCTAACATGCCGGCTTGTTAAAAGAAAGTGACACAACCTAGAAATAATTAATACAAACTTGGCAGGACTGAAGACGCGCGAGCTTCGTGAATATTTGATACCAAGAGAGAGTAAGGGAAAGCCCCGTGGTACATAATGGCGAACAACGTGCTTGGGTTAATAACTGCAAGCTCAACCCACTCaaactttgcaaaatgaaatcaTGGAAAAGGGAACACCAAATAATGATCAAAGCAAAATATGACCCTGCCTGGTGGGTTTTTAAACCACTATTATTGTACGATCTTGATAATTGCTGATccatttaattatttgtttattgttttagtggCGTTTTCAAGCGCGGTTAACCGGCATGTGTGGTGTATGCCTTCACGTTTACTCACTATGGTCGTCTGTTCTTTGTTTTGTGTGGTTATACTTCAAGAGAAAAACAGAGCGATCCAAATGAAATTATCGCTGGTAAAGGTGTTTGATTTATCTTCAGTCGGCCACTATGAGGGATAACACACTTGGATGACGGGggaaatgggttttttttttttcgtggcGATCCAAGCGTTCCAAATGAGGAATAGGTAGAGAAAGAAGAGAAAGAAACTAGCGTGTACGAGTAACAAGATGGGGATCGGAATTAAGGGGATGGAATTCCATGAGGGATCGGGCGTAACGCATGGCCGGCCGAGTCAATCACACTCTGCTTCGACGGCTAATTTCCATCGCTTGGCTGCGTCGATGGATCGAGTCAAGTCAGTGGTAAATTAGAAATGATACGGCCGGTCAATGTTTAGCATTGCCcggtaaaaaataataatcgcAGGAAATTTCATCCGAACAGAATCTTAACAATTATCAGTTTACAGCTCTACACCAACTGGCCTATTGCAAAATCACAATGAGTATTATTGAGCggagaaaaaacaaacagtagGGCATCGACAGTCATAAATTTGCAGAGGATGTTGTAATGTTCGTCATTTTATTCCACTCTTTTTTTTGTGAAGCAATTTTGTCTCAGGTGGTTCAAGAAGTTGTATTTGTGCCGCTTTCAATTAAATTAACAAATTGTAGCGAGATAGCGGCCTGAACACTTCCCTCTTTAATTGTGCATAATGAGTAAGTACCCCGGAATGCTGATTACCAATTAAAGAGGAAATCGTCATCGTATGTGTGACTGCCCATAAAATTCCCATTAAGCATTTTCTTGTAAATGAAAGCTCCATTGAAGAGTGTAATAATGCGATGTAACAGCATCTGTATTGACCAGCTTTGAGAAGAAAAATTAAAGTCAATCAACAaagttaattaaatttgttgcgGTTTAAAGTTGTACACTGCTTAAAAATAACTGATTGTCTCTCCTTGATAATAACACATTGTCTCTCCAAGTACGACATTCAAAATAAATTCATCTTCTGAGAAGTAGTTCTTACACTTAATATTCTATGTACGCTGTTTGCTCATTATGCGAAAAGTACatatttgttgtacaaattgCTGCACTTAGTAACGGGCATTTTGATCGGCAACACATCATTTTGGGGGATGACTAAAAAAAGATCGCATGACTCTAAAAGAACATCTGTAATTTGTGTACATCTATGCTGCTTTTTTTGTCAACCACGCTCTGGCAAaatgaaggttttttttgtcaCCATAAAATTCCATTTCCACATGCTTCGCACGACTTTGCATTTTGCCTCGGGATCGATAATGTTGCTGTGTCTCCCACATCCACCGATGGTCTGCCCTAAGAGGCTCGGTTGGTGTTTGGTAGAATCGATCGGCCAACAAGCAACAGCTTAGGCACAAGTCGAGGGGGTTTGTTGAATGAATGGCGCGATGATGATGTGTTGCGATCAAGGACTGGGCAGGCGAGATCCGGATCTCTTTCATACTGAATGGTGCATCAGAGCTGATGAAAAACAGCGCTCTGCTAGCAAGCTGCACACAAATCTTACACAATATCTCTAAGATTGCTCATGAAAATGAATACAAGATCTTAATAAATGGAGTTAGACAATTCAACTTAGTGGTACCTCAACAAACACCCGGCAATGATACCAGTAATTTGCTTTATGAGTATTGAACATCAAATGAGTTCAATGAGTTTATGATCTCAGGTCTAAAGTTTGGTTTAGATAATGTTATCAATGAAGGAGGTATCACCTTCAAAGGTTGATGTGCGATATTGCAGTGTTCGTTCATGCCGAAATTGCCAAACTCCCATATTGTCTTTTAGAATATTATATAAGGTCTTAGTGACGATGTCCTGTCCTAAAGGTGATACGTGGTGTTTCAATGCCACACTAATTTTCAGTTTCAAAGAATTGTTTTGTTCACCTCTTGCCATTTTTCTAAAGGCTACCTTTGTGCCGGCAATGTGCCGGTCATGCACCGTCTGAGCACAGCCCGCGTTTTATTGATTGATCGATCAGTTTCTGCAAAAGGTGAAAGTTCATTTGATGTCTCCGTAGGCCTTTTCAATTAAAGTGTATAAAGTAGGTTAATGTACAATAAAAGTTTTATCTCGGCTGTGCCGAGAATTTCATACGTTTCTGTTTCTGTCGTTGATTACAGAACCAGACCCGTACAACGTTTTTCTTTAAGTCCAATTTGTCCGCAATGGCTGCGATTTTCTCACTCGATGGTCGAGGTTGAACTGCGAAGTAGGCTTCTAATGAGCGCTTTTCTGGAGCTGCGATGCTGGTTCGCTTTCGTTTCTTCTCGATGTTGTTCAAGATTCCTGGCGAGTTCCTCTTGTCCCTGGCCGCAGCTTCGGCCTCGTCCAGCCACGCGGCAAGGATGGGTTTCAGCGCGATCATGTTGTTGTGACTGAGCGtgagggattcgaacctgcaTATTGTGCTTTGACTCAGAGACCCAACCCCGGGCAGTTTCAGATTAGCCAGTGCCTTGCCGACGTCACATTGGGTCACCCCTAACTTGATCCTACGCTGTTTGAACCTTTCAGCAAATGCCTCCAACTCTCTGGGATCAGTGTCTAAATCGTGCATAGTCATATTGTGCGACATCATCGAATGAGCCGCGTTGAAGTGACCAGGCTGCCCGGACATTGTAGCAAAGCTCTGATGGGGCGATGTGACGACCATCCCTTGCATGTCAGCTCCGGATAGACTAGTGTTGTTGGCCCCTGGTAGCGAAGCAGTGGCCGATATTTGGTCCAGGAATTCCCCGTGGTCCATGTGGCCATGGATGCTCCTAGAGCCACATGATGTGCTGCTGCCATAGTGGTGAGAGGCTGGGTGCATTCCCCCGTTCATATGATGTGGAGAGTAGCTTGAGACGTGGTCATTCTTGATGTTCATGTGTGTCTGGTTGTTCTTGACCATTGATGACATGACATCTACCGCAGCTAGCGCCTCAGCCCTGGCTAGTAGCCCTTCGTCAATACCGCCGAAGAGATTactctgtaaaacaaaatcaaagagaaaTATCCAATAAATACCAGATTGTCATTGGAAATATCAAATATGGAATTGAGGTTAGAACGCTATCGGATTATTGACCAAAAGAACATGACTATGTCAATATCTTATTATTAGAACTGTCAAACATTTTGTTGACAACAAATTCACACATGAAGTCTTGAGCGCTGTGTATTGGTCAGAAAATATGAGTTGAATGTACTTTAAATACACAAATCAGCTGtattaatacaaataatttttttataataattgaaTTTATTAAAATTCATTTTAGCAGAACAGCACACACAATAAGTGCAAAATAAGTGTTTGCATAAGACTCCCAGTACATCTCCGAATACTATAAGCATTTCATCAGAATCAAATCCTTCAATAACTGcacgtaaaaaaaatatatgactCAAGAGAAATTATCCATGTACAAAATCATGACATAGGCAGGAggtgaaaaataaattattggcTAATTACATCCAGAACGGAGCTGGTTGTTTGCTGTACCAACGATCAACACATTGTAATTCGATCCTAAATTGAATGTGTACATAGCAAGGTTTATATAACACCATTGCAATGATGATATAATTACTTTTTTGGTCCAATATCCAGTTTACATAAAACTCGGCGAACTGTCGCGTTGATACTTGTTTCATAAAATTAGCATAATATTGTATGATTAGTTTTTCCCTTCATAATTCTCTGTAATTAATGTGGCTaactattgaaaaaaaaattaggacaggttgtttaaaataatagttttgCTTGAGTATACCGAGCCTTGTTTTTGTCGtactattttgattttatttaccattactattattattattatgatttttagAGAGAACGAAAGAGCATAATAAGTACATATTTAACAACTTTTCGTGTTCAATTTAAGATCATTAACCCAAGGTTGATTTTACACAACAAATTATTAtccataacaaaaataatgaaacgATGGATTATTCGAACTGATAGCAAACATCATGATAACATAGTACAATTGGACCCGATCGTGCATTGATGTAATATTAACACAGTATTGTTTCAGTCTACCTTGCAACAAGTTATGGTTCTTATAGATGGGTATGTTGTTGGTTACAAGAGTGGGGTTTCGCTGTGGCCCATCAAAGTACCTTGACTCATTGAAACTCAAGCACAACCTGTGCTAACACAAATTCATAAAATATGAACAAACGCCATGCATAATATAAGAGGACACACGCGTAATTGCCGTCGTTTAGCGAAAGATTTGACAAGCGAGGGGGTCTTCCTGTACAAACACACAGCGTCGCTTATACCCTGAAAGTTGATTCTACGATTGTCTGATGTATACATTATTCAGTGCGGGGAGTGCCAGATAAGGGTGTCGTGTGGCCGGCTGCTGGcttgcctgcctgcctgcccgGCCGGGCGCATCAGCTGGTAGCGTGTGTCATAAAAACAGTCCAGTCTTGTCAAACTGCCATTATTCGATTATCTAATTAGAAATTTAGATTTtggaactttgtcaaatttgttacatttccattttatgcaaatttgtcTTCCGAGATCAACAAATGCATCATGCCTCAAGTGATGAAACTATTTGTTCCGTTAGCATTTCTTATACTCATTTAATGAAGATGTGTCTAACTTTATTTTTATAGGTGTTAATCAACCATAGTTTTGTTTCAAAGTCATTACTTATTTTTTGCGATACATAAAAGTATAAATCGACCATTGTTTTTCCCGaagtgtgtttttgtgtttgtaccAAGAAAGTAAGCAACTATTTTGTTACCTTAAGCCTTATGGGTTTAACCTATTGAGtcagaataaaatacttctaatTGGCAATTTCCAAACTTGTTACATTAAGGTAGCTTCTGTTTGGCTATAATGTTGGAATGAGTGAATAATGTGCTTACCGGAGCGTTGCTCATGCAGTGCCGTCTCATCATCTCAGCACCCCGGTCGTGATGACGATGGTGAAGCGGTGAATACTTAGGTGCTGCCGGTATAGGCGGATGCATACTCACATGGTCCTTCACATTCATGACGACTCCTTGGGTGCGCCAACTTCCCCCGTAACTCTGTATTGACGCCACTTTAATGTTTGACGAGCTATTTTCGTATGAATACCGAGGAGGTTCTGGACTTTCGTATATGAACCGCGTTTGGATCTCTCTTTACGTCTTGGGCAATGTTTACTCGGGAGCGCTCTTTCACTCACTGTAACAATTGATTCGTGTGGGTCCTCTATACACCTGCACTCGCACCCAATGTATTCATTGGTTTATAGTATCGTAGAGGGGCGCTGCGCACGCCATTATGCATGCACCTGTTTCCTTTCTCACGTTCTGATTGGCTGCGAGTTCCGCGCAGGCGCAGTGCGGAGACATTATGCACGGTGACAAAGCCTCCCAAAGTGACAAATGTATTCGATACCGGCCCGACGTCCTAAGCAAGCGACAGCGGGCTAGCGACGGCAAGTCACGGGGGAATTATCGACTGGTGGTCGGCGCTGCTCCTCGCTTTAACGCCTCTGCCGCCCTCGACCGAGCAAGATAGCTTCTATGCCCTGTGACTCACAAGTACTGCGGCCAAAAGCTTCCCTCATATTTACACACAAACACGCTCCAAAGTtcctttgaacaaaat
It encodes:
- the LOC139936596 gene encoding POU domain, class 4, transcription factor 3-like gives rise to the protein MNVKDHVSMHPPIPAAPKYSPLHHRHHDRGAEMMRRHCMSNAPSNLFGGIDEGLLARAEALAAVDVMSSMVKNNQTHMNIKNDHVSSYSPHHMNGGMHPASHHYGSSTSCGSRSIHGHMDHGEFLDQISATASLPGANNTSLSGADMQGMVVTSPHQSFATMSGQPGHFNAAHSMMSHNMTMHDLDTDPRELEAFAERFKQRRIKLGVTQCDVGKALANLKLPGVGSLSQSTICRFESLTLSHNNMIALKPILAAWLDEAEAAARDKRNSPGILNNIEKKRKRTSIAAPEKRSLEAYFAVQPRPSSEKIAAIADKLDLKKNVVRVWFCNQRQKQKRMKFSAQPR